TTATAATCACTTCATAATGGTAGGGGAATACAATTATTTAGGAAGGAATGATTCTTATGGCAAACGTAACATTCCAACATGAACCAGTCACACTATTAGGTAATGAAGTAAAGGTCGGTGATCAAGCACCGGACTTTAACGTACTGACGAATGATTTGAAAGAAGTAACGTTGGACGATTACAAGGGAAAGGTTAAGCTAATTAGTGTTGTTCCTTCAATTGATACTGGGGTATGTGCTGACCAAACAAAACGTTTTAATGAAGAAGCTGCTGCAATAGGGAATGTTCAAGTATTAACCGTGAGTATGGATTTACCTTTTGCACAGAAGCGTTGGGTAACCCAACATAATATTGATCAACTTGATATATTATCTGACCACCGTGATGCGAGTTTTGGTCATCAATATGGTGTTCTTATAAAGGAATTACGCTTACTGGCGCGCGCTATATTCGTTGTTGATAGTAACGACAAAGTCAACTATGTAGAATATGTAAGTGAAGTAAGCAACCATCCAGATTATGATGCTGCTCTGGAAGCTGCTAAGAAGACAAATTAACGTCTCTCTCCACTGTGAGGGGGATTTTTACTGTCCAATCGGATGAAAGCAATTCATTGTATTCAGCTAACGCTTTTGATACAATAGATGGCGCTTTATAGCAACCGAATGGAGGGTGCGATTGATGAAAAAGTCAAACGTAGAAACGTTGTATGAATGGATGGATGAACTTACTGGAACGATTCAAGAACATATGAATGAAACTTATTTGGACAGCTTGATATATGCGATGGAGATCATGTTCCACCGTGAAGTTACCATAGAGTTTGAAGAGCAGTTATCTTCCAAGTTGGAAAAGTTGCTACAAACAACATCAATCGATGCATTTACAATTGAAGAGATAAGAAAGGCCAATCAGCTGGCAATATTAAAAGGAATGAAAGGCTCGACGCAACCACAGCATATGATGACTCCTGAGACAGTTGCTTTAATTATTGCTTATCTTAGCGGTAAGCTGATGGAAGATCAAAAAGAAATTCGTATATTTGATCCAGCAAGTGGTACCGGAAACTTACTTACAACGGTATATAGCCAACTATCTCAAGTTAAACAGGCATATGCAAGTGAAATTGACCCAACTTTAATTCAGCTAGCTGCTTGGAATGCGAATATGCAGAAGCAACAGATAGAATTTTTCCATCAAGATAGTTTGCAGCCTTTCTTACTAGATCCTGTTGATTTAATTGTCGCAGATTTACCAGTGGGATATTATCCCGATGATATCCGCTCTGGTAATTTTGAATTGAAAGCGAAGGAAGGTCATTCCTACGCGCATCATTTATTTATCGAGCAAAGTCTTAATTATACGATAGCAGGAGGGTACCTTCTATTTGTCATCCCAGCATTTTTATTTGAAAGCGATCAGGCAGAGCAATTAAAGCAATTTCTTCATAAACATGCACATATTGTAGGTATATTAAGCTTGCCTGATACAGCTTTTCAATCAGACAAGCATAGAAAGAGTATTTTTATACTACAAAAAAAAGGTCACCATACTACCACTCCTAAGCAACCATTATTGGTGAAAATGCCTTCATTTTCAAATACCAATGCAATGGGAGATATATTAGGTCAAATAAATAATTGGTTCCAGACGTACAAAAAGAGGAGTTGAACAGCAATGAGTAATGTATTGGCCATTAATGCCGGTAGTTCATCTTTGAAATTCCAACTAATACGAATGCCAGAAGAAGAAGTTCTTGCGAAAGGACTTGTAGAACGAATCGGACTTCATGAAGCTATTTTTGAAATGAAAGCTAATGGGGAACAAGAAAAGTTTGTTGGGGACATCCCTAATCACGAAGAAGCTGTAAAAAAATTGTTAGACGGTTTAAAAAAATCGGGTGTCATTCAGTCATTCGATGAAATTAATGCAGTTGGACACCGAGTTGTACATGGAGGAGAAAAATTTAGCGATTCTGTGTTAATTACTGAACAGGTAATTGAAGGGATTGAAGAGATTTCTGAATTAGCACCGTTACACAATCCAGCGCATTTAACTGGAATTCATGCATTTCGCCGTATTCTTCCAAATGTGCCTATGGTTGCTGTTTTTGATACAGCATTTCACCAAACAATGCCACCTTCATCCTATTTATATAGTTTACCTTATAACTATTATGAAGATTATGGTATTCGTAAATACGGTTTCCATGGAACCTCACATAAATATGTATCACAACGTGCAGCGGAACTGTTAGGTGTACCGCTTGAAAACCTACGATTGATTTCTTGCCACTTAGGAAATGGATCTAGTATAGCTGCCATTCAAGGTGGAAAATCCATTGATACATCAATGGGCTTTACGCCGCTTGCAGGTTTGACGATGGGAACTCGTTCCGGAGATATTGATCCAGCACTTATTCCGTATATCATGGAGAAAACCGGAAAATCAGCTTCCGAAGTCGTTCATGTGTTAAATAAAGAAAGTGGAATGTTAGCTTTATCTGGTTTTTCTAGTGATTTGAGAGATATTGAGCAAAAAGCGGATGAAGACCCACGTGCCAAGCTTGCATTAGATGTATTTGCAGAGCGCATCCACAAATATTTAGGCTCTTATGCAGCAAAAATGAGTGGAGTCGATGCAATTATCTTTACTGCTGGTGTCGGAGAAAATAGTGTATTAATTCGTGAAAAAGTATTGCGTGGCTTAGAGTTTATGGGTGTGTACTGGGATCCTGCTTTAAATGATACGCGAGGAAAAGAACAATTCGTAAATTATCCTCATTCACCGGTAAAAGTAATCATTATTCCAACAAACGAAGAAGTAATGATTGCAAGAGATACCGTGCGTTTAACGGAATCAAATTGAGATAAAAGGTTTTGCGTGGTTTAACCATGACAAAACCTTTTTGCTATATAGGAACCTATAAAATGATGTGCTTGTGGATAACGAAATAACCGACTAGTTACGTCCAGCGCATGAGCCCAGCAACTATGCGACTTTAGAAATGCGCCCTACGATAAGGCCTCATCGGTTCGTCGCTAAGAGGAAGGCCGACTAAAAACAGGCTTGCCGCCCAGACGTCGGCATAACCTCCAGTTATAGTGGCATGATTCCTTTAATCTCCGTTGATTCGTTCCATTCGCTACGTTGCTAAACGGGCGCTTGCGCCTTTGTCCTGTTAGGAGAAATGCTCCGAAAAAACTGAGACAAATAACCGATTCACAAGCACGAGCAGCGCTTCAACAGGTAGAAACGCTGCAATTTTGTATTTATCGTACAACAAGGACGTCACATTTAGCGTAGCGCGTAATATTTTCGGATACGCTACCAATTAAAAATCTTTCTACCGCATTCATACCAGTTGCTCCACAAATAATCAGATCTGCTTCAAATTGTTTGGCAATATCCTTTGCAATTTTTACTTTCGGAGAACCATATTCTACACATCGAACTAAATCTTCTAGACCAGCTGCTTTCGCGTTATCGACATAGCTGTCCAATAATTCTTTGGCATACTCATCCGCTCTTTCTGCTAAAGTGCGGTCGTATGCTTCTGCAGTAGCAAACGTGCGTGAATCAACAACATGCGCAAGAATAAGTCTTGCATCGTTTCGTTTAGCAATGTCAAGTGATTTTTTAAATGCTTTTTCCGATGCTTCTGATCCATCTACAGCGACAACAATATTTTTATATTTCATTTTCATCTCCCCTTCCTAATTCCACTATATACCCATTTTGCCGTAACAACAATCAAAATATGGTGTTTTTACTAAATTTATTTGCGTAATAGCACCATAAATAATGGCTACACTATAAGAGAGAGAGGTGAGATGAAATTGACTAAAAAGCAAAAGCGGAATCAGCGTTCAGAAGAATTGTTCATAGATGAAAAAGGAATAGCTACAGTAAAAAATCAGCTAAATGAAAGCTATCAAAGTGGGGTTATTGAACAATTGCATAATAACAAGGGGATCTATACGTTTAATAATCGAAAAAATTAATCCGCACTCGGTTATTCAAAACGTGAAGAATGCCTGTAATCATAGGCAAACTCGGATTTTTTTGAACAAATATCATTGGGGACTCCTACCTTGTGGGTCCCTTTCTGCTTCCTATTTTTTTCAATATTTGATACTGTTAGATTATAGATAAAAATGAACTAGGAGGTAATGGGAATATGAATATTGGAGTGCCAAAGGAAATAAAAAACAATGAGAATAGAGTAGCAATGGCTCCATCTGGTGTGCTTTCGTTAACAAAATCGGGACACCAAATATTTATTGAAACAAACGCAGGATTAGGATCAGGGTTTACCGATGAACAATATGAAGATGCTGGTGCTACGATTGTTTCAAGTGCCAAAGAAGCTTGGGGCCAAGATATGGTAATGAAAGTAAAAGAGCCTTTGCCAGAAGAATACGATTATTTTCATGAAGGGCAGATATTGTTTACATACTTGCATTTAGCTGCAGAGCCAGAATTGACAAAAGAACTTGTCGATAAACAAGTAACTGCTATAGCATATGAAACAGTGCAATTGGCAAATAATACATTGCCGCTTTTAACACCTATGAGTGAAGTAGCTGGGAAAATGGCCTCGCAAATCGGTGCGCAGTTTTTGGAGAAAACAAAAGGTGGAAAGGGTATTCTTTTAAGTGGGATCCCAGGCGTAAGGCGTTCTAAAATAACGATTATTGGTGGGGGAGTTGTAGGAACAAACGCAGCCAAAATTGCAGTTGGTTTGGGTGCGGATGTAACCCTTATTGATTTAAACCCTGAGCGCCTCCGACAGCTGGATGATATATTCGGATTTTCCATTAATACAATGATGTCAAATCCAATGAACATTAGTGTAGCATTAGCTGAGTCAGATCTTGTCATAGGTGCAGTGCTCATTCCTGGAGCTAAAGCGCCAAAATTAGTAACGGAAGAAATGGTGAAAAACATGTCTGATGGATCGGTTATCGTAGATGTAGCGATTGACCAAGGCGGGATTTTTGAAACGAGTGATCATGTAACGACACATGATAATCCAACGTATACGAAGCACGGGGTCTTACATTACTCGGTAGCTAATATGCCTGGTGCTGTTCCTAGAACGTCTACAATCGGATTAACTAATGTTACTGTGCCATACGCATTGCAATTAGCGAACCAAGGTGTTGTGGCAGCATGTCAAAATAACGAGCCGTTATTAAAAGGAGTAAATACTTGGAAAGGCTTTGTAACCCATAGTGCGGTTGCTGCCGCTCATGGCTTGGAATACGTAGATCCGCATACATTACTTGAAGCATAACTTTTTCTGGATGTCCAATACGGCGGGGTTGTCGCCCGCCGCTTTTTAAAAAAACGAGTTAAGATTACCTGAACAATAAAAGTTTATCCTTAATCTACAATTATTAACTCTTTTGAAAAATGTGTTAAAGTTTCTGCGCCGTTATCAGTCATGTAAATCATGTCTTCGATTCTAACACCACCTATATTGGGCACATAGACTCCTGGCTCGATAGTGAAACACATATTTGGCTGTAAAGGTAACGTGTTTTCACTGTGCATAGATGGATATTCATGCGTTTCTATTCCTAATCCATGGCCAATTCGATGGGTGAAATAGGCACCATATCCACTTGCGGTAATATAGTCACGCGCTGCTTGGTCTAATTTACCTACCGCTACCCCAACTTGTGCTGCTTCAATGGCCTTCTGTTCAGCAGCCAAAACTGTGTTATAAATGCGTTCTTGTTCTTCTGTTATAGATTTAAAAGCAACAGTTCTTGTTATATCTGAGCAATATCCTTCATAAACAACACCTAAGTCAAACAGTACCATATCCCCTTGAGCAACTTTCTTCATAGAAGGATTACCGTGTGGAGAGGCAGTTTTTGTTCCAGATAAAGCCATAGTAGCAAAGGACATTGCTTGAACACCTTGTTTTTTTAGTTCATATTCAATTTTAGCAACGATTTCTAATTCAGTTACCCCATCTTTTAGCGCTTCGACTCCCGTTTTTATACCAAAATCTGCAAGCTCTGCTGCTGTTTTAAGCCGTCTATATTCCTGCTCGTTTTTAATTACTCTTAAATTAGCCAATAATTCTTCTGCATGCATCATTTCTGTACGTGGTAAAAGCTGTTGCAGCATAACGTGGCGATCTAATGTTAAATGATTAAATTCTACTCCAATGGTAGTTGGAGAAGTTTCCTTCTCGGTTATTGATTTAGCTAACATTTTCCAAGGGTTTTCATGATCTAGGTATGCAATGATAGAATAATCCCAACCAGCGTTTTTAGCATCTTCTTGTTCCATTGCTGGAAGAACAAGAACAGGTTCTGAGTGCTTACTTAAAAATACTGCCACAAGACGTTCATGAGGGTCCGTATAGTAGTTGGTTATGTAATATACGTTTGCTGGTGAAGTGATAAAAATGCTATCCATGTTACTCTGTTCCATTTTATTTAAAAGCGTTTCTATTCTTTGATCCATGCTTTGACACTCCTTTAACTTTATATGTACTATTATAGCAAATATCAATCTTGCAATTAAAAGCAAAGGCATTGATTTTAGTGATTCCTCAGCAGATGTGTAAAAAATAAAGCAATCGGGTACAAACGTTATATATATGTTTGGTATAATGAATCAAAACCATTGAAAGGAGAAGGTTATCGTGAAAGTATCTTATCATGGACATTCTGTTGTACAAGTTCAAACTGATTCCCATCTAATTTTAATTGACCCGTTCATTTCAGGCAATGAAGCATGTGATTTAGATGCAGAAACAGTTACTCCAGATTTTATTTTATTAACACATGGTCATAATGACCACGTAGGAGATACGATTACCATTGCTAAGCGAACGAATGCAATGATCATTGCTCCTAATGAATTGGCTGAATTTCTGAGGACCAAAGGTTTAAACGTACATCCAATGCATATCGGTGGTAAGCAAACATTTGAGTTTGGAACGGTAAAGTTTACGCAAGCATTTCACGGTTCTGCATACACAGAAGATGATGGATCTGTTGTTTATACAGGTATGCCTGCAGGTATTTTATTAACGGTAGAAGGAAAAACCATTTACCATGCGGGCGATACAGGTCTGTTCTCTGATTTAAAATTAATAGGGGAAATGAATGACATTGAACTTGCATTTATACCTATTGGCGATAATTTTACAATGGGACCAGAAGATGCGTTAATCGCTGCAAAGTGGGTAAATGCTAAGAAGGTTGTACCGATCCACTACAATACATTTCCGGTGATTGAACAGGACGCTGAAGCATTTGCTAGTCAGGTAGAGCCAGGCAAAGGACTGGCTATGGCTATTGGAGAATCAGTAAGTCTTTAATTTTTTCATGTAATTCACAACCGTGGGTCATATCGATTGGCTCACGGTACTTGCATTAAATTCTTCGTAAATAAAAACCACTTTTTCCATCAAGTAAGAAAAAAAGAACAAGGAATTTTATAGTCGACATATTAGAAACAGCGAATTGACTTGAATTGCTACGGTTCTTTTGCACACTACCTCATTTATGGTATTCCTCAAACCAACCATAATATCAAAAAAAATAAGGAGACGGTATAGTGGAAATAGTTGCATTTTTATTTGTTGCTTTATGCGGTTTCGTGTTTGGTTCCTTCTTTGTTGTAGTAGGGATACGTTTACCGAAGCGGGAGTCATTTGTTACAGAACGATCTCGTTGTCCAAAATGTTGTAAACGATTAAACTGGTTTGAACTTATCCCGGTCTTATCTTTTTTATGTTTGAAGCGTAAATGCGGGCAATGCAACCACAAAATTTCTTCGATTTACCCTCTAATGGAACTACTAACTGCTATATTATTTGCAATGAGTTACCTCATCTTCGGTTGGAAACTAGAATTAATGGTAGCCTTATTATTTAGCTCTTTGCTTATCATTTGCTTGGTGACAGACCTCTTTTACATGATGATCCCCAATCGATTACTGTTATTTTTTCTCCCTTTATTTATAATACTTCGAACCGTAGAGCCACTTGAACCTTGGTGGGATCCATTCCAAGGAGCCTTAGTAGGTTTACTACTTCCATTATTAGTGATTATTTTGAGCCGAGGTGGAATGGGGATGGGCGATATGAAATTATTTGGGTTACTTGGCTTGGTGTTAGGAACAACAAAGCTACTGCTATGTTTTGTACTAGCATGTATCATTGGCGCGGTCATTGGAGTTTTATTGATAGCGTATCAGCGTGTAAGTCTTGGTAAGCCTATACCTTTTGCTCCATATATTGTAATAGGCGCTTGGATTGCCTATTTCAATGGCGATAATCTGATTGACTTGTATATAACACGCTTCATCACCTTTTATTAAAGCAGTTATGACCATTCAATATTTCCTTTCCAAAGGCAACCAAAGCGTTAATAGTAATCGTAATGCAGGCATTTGCATAATGAAAGTAGTCTATCAGTGTTTTCATCAGGTCGATCATTTCGATAGGATTAGTTCTAAGATGGTCCTAGCAGGTTCTTGATTACCTGTTTGTCTCATAAATTAATAGGGGAAGGAGGGAAATGATATGCGAGGGCAATATGCATTGCTTCGACTTTTACTAGCCGGTTTTATGTTATATGTAGCGTGGCCATTTATACCACAGGGTACTACCTTTTTAGCACAATTATTTTGGGGAGGTTGGCTAATCTTTTTTCTGCTTGTAATCGGTGCTAATAGCGCTTCGTTATTACAAATGATTCAGCTTCCAATTATGGAACAGAAAAAAGAAAGGCAACGAAAAACCTATAATCATTGAGTTTCTGCCATTTCAACTGTATAATAAGTGATAAATAATTTATTAGTACAGTTGAAAGATGGTGTGCGAGCCATGAAAAGTAAGCATGAACAAATTATCGAACATATTCATTCATTGGAAATCGGCCATAAAATTTCCGTTAGACAAATTGCTAAAGAATTGCATGTCAGTGACGGGACAGCTTATCGTGCGATTAAAGATGCAGAAAATAAAGGACTCGTCAGCACTATAGAACGTGTAGGTACGATTCGAATTGAACAAAAGAAAAAAGATAATTTTGAACGATTGACTTTTGCAGAATTAATCAATATTGTAGAAGGTCATGTGCTTGGTGGACGAGAAGGGCTGCATAAGACGTTAAATAAATTTGTTATTGGAGCAATGCAGCTAGAGGACATGATGCGTTATACAGAGGCTGATTCCTTATTAATTGTAGGCAATCGGACGAAAGCACATGAACTGGCTATTAAAGAAGGTGCTGCAGTCTTGATTACCGGAGGCTTTGATACAGAAGAGGACATAAAAAGGCTTGCAGACGAAAGGAAACTACCTATCATCTCTACTAGCTATGACACGTTTACAGTGGCAGCTATGATTAACAGGGCGATTTACGATCAGCTGATAAAAAAGG
This genomic interval from Virgibacillus pantothenticus contains the following:
- a CDS encoding M24 family metallopeptidase, with amino-acid sequence MDQRIETLLNKMEQSNMDSIFITSPANVYYITNYYTDPHERLVAVFLSKHSEPVLVLPAMEQEDAKNAGWDYSIIAYLDHENPWKMLAKSITEKETSPTTIGVEFNHLTLDRHVMLQQLLPRTEMMHAEELLANLRVIKNEQEYRRLKTAAELADFGIKTGVEALKDGVTELEIVAKIEYELKKQGVQAMSFATMALSGTKTASPHGNPSMKKVAQGDMVLFDLGVVYEGYCSDITRTVAFKSITEEQERIYNTVLAAEQKAIEAAQVGVAVGKLDQAARDYITASGYGAYFTHRIGHGLGIETHEYPSMHSENTLPLQPNMCFTIEPGVYVPNIGGVRIEDMIYMTDNGAETLTHFSKELIIVD
- a CDS encoding prepilin peptidase, with translation MEIVAFLFVALCGFVFGSFFVVVGIRLPKRESFVTERSRCPKCCKRLNWFELIPVLSFLCLKRKCGQCNHKISSIYPLMELLTAILFAMSYLIFGWKLELMVALLFSSLLIICLVTDLFYMMIPNRLLLFFLPLFIILRTVEPLEPWWDPFQGALVGLLLPLLVIILSRGGMGMGDMKLFGLLGLVLGTTKLLLCFVLACIIGAVIGVLLIAYQRVSLGKPIPFAPYIVIGAWIAYFNGDNLIDLYITRFITFY
- a CDS encoding metal-dependent hydrolase: MKVSYHGHSVVQVQTDSHLILIDPFISGNEACDLDAETVTPDFILLTHGHNDHVGDTITIAKRTNAMIIAPNELAEFLRTKGLNVHPMHIGGKQTFEFGTVKFTQAFHGSAYTEDDGSVVYTGMPAGILLTVEGKTIYHAGDTGLFSDLKLIGEMNDIELAFIPIGDNFTMGPEDALIAAKWVNAKKVVPIHYNTFPVIEQDAEAFASQVEPGKGLAMAIGESVSL
- the ald gene encoding alanine dehydrogenase encodes the protein MNIGVPKEIKNNENRVAMAPSGVLSLTKSGHQIFIETNAGLGSGFTDEQYEDAGATIVSSAKEAWGQDMVMKVKEPLPEEYDYFHEGQILFTYLHLAAEPELTKELVDKQVTAIAYETVQLANNTLPLLTPMSEVAGKMASQIGAQFLEKTKGGKGILLSGIPGVRRSKITIIGGGVVGTNAAKIAVGLGADVTLIDLNPERLRQLDDIFGFSINTMMSNPMNISVALAESDLVIGAVLIPGAKAPKLVTEEMVKNMSDGSVIVDVAIDQGGIFETSDHVTTHDNPTYTKHGVLHYSVANMPGAVPRTSTIGLTNVTVPYALQLANQGVVAACQNNEPLLKGVNTWKGFVTHSAVAAAHGLEYVDPHTLLEA
- the tpx gene encoding thiol peroxidase, with protein sequence MANVTFQHEPVTLLGNEVKVGDQAPDFNVLTNDLKEVTLDDYKGKVKLISVVPSIDTGVCADQTKRFNEEAAAIGNVQVLTVSMDLPFAQKRWVTQHNIDQLDILSDHRDASFGHQYGVLIKELRLLARAIFVVDSNDKVNYVEYVSEVSNHPDYDAALEAAKKTN
- a CDS encoding acetate kinase translates to MSNVLAINAGSSSLKFQLIRMPEEEVLAKGLVERIGLHEAIFEMKANGEQEKFVGDIPNHEEAVKKLLDGLKKSGVIQSFDEINAVGHRVVHGGEKFSDSVLITEQVIEGIEEISELAPLHNPAHLTGIHAFRRILPNVPMVAVFDTAFHQTMPPSSYLYSLPYNYYEDYGIRKYGFHGTSHKYVSQRAAELLGVPLENLRLISCHLGNGSSIAAIQGGKSIDTSMGFTPLAGLTMGTRSGDIDPALIPYIMEKTGKSASEVVHVLNKESGMLALSGFSSDLRDIEQKADEDPRAKLALDVFAERIHKYLGSYAAKMSGVDAIIFTAGVGENSVLIREKVLRGLEFMGVYWDPALNDTRGKEQFVNYPHSPVKVIIIPTNEEVMIARDTVRLTESN
- a CDS encoding class I SAM-dependent methyltransferase, whose amino-acid sequence is MKKSNVETLYEWMDELTGTIQEHMNETYLDSLIYAMEIMFHREVTIEFEEQLSSKLEKLLQTTSIDAFTIEEIRKANQLAILKGMKGSTQPQHMMTPETVALIIAYLSGKLMEDQKEIRIFDPASGTGNLLTTVYSQLSQVKQAYASEIDPTLIQLAAWNANMQKQQIEFFHQDSLQPFLLDPVDLIVADLPVGYYPDDIRSGNFELKAKEGHSYAHHLFIEQSLNYTIAGGYLLFVIPAFLFESDQAEQLKQFLHKHAHIVGILSLPDTAFQSDKHRKSIFILQKKGHHTTTPKQPLLVKMPSFSNTNAMGDILGQINNWFQTYKKRS
- a CDS encoding universal stress protein — its product is MKMKYKNIVVAVDGSEASEKAFKKSLDIAKRNDARLILAHVVDSRTFATAEAYDRTLAERADEYAKELLDSYVDNAKAAGLEDLVRCVEYGSPKVKIAKDIAKQFEADLIICGATGMNAVERFLIGSVSENITRYAKCDVLVVR